CAGCAATGTCAACGGCCTGCTCACTGGCCTGCTGCTCGGCCAGGTGCTCAGCGGCGGCAACCGCCAGTATTACTCGCAGCCGGTCTACCAGTACCGTGACAGCCGTGGCGACTACCGCAACTCGACGCTGGGGCAGCAGGTTGACCAGGGCAAGCGTTTCGAGCGCTCCGACCAGGCCCAGAGCAGTGGCACCGGCAGCTACACCTACTCGGGTGGATCTTCCAGCCGCAACTACAACTCGACGTCCTCCACCCGCTCCAGCGTCTCTTCGTCGACCTCCCGTGGCGGCTTCGGCAGCCAGGCTACCGCGCGCAGCGGCTGGGGCGGCAAGAGCAGCGGCGGCTTCAGTTTCGGCGGTTGAGCATGCGCAGGATCAGCATCGAAGAACGCCCGGACTGGCGCGCCACCGCCGAACGCGAGGGCTTTGTCTTCCATACCATCGACGGTGAGCGCTACTGGGACGAGCGCGGCTACTACCAGTTCAGCGAGGCCCAGGTCAGTCGTGACCTGGAGGCGCCGACCCAGGAACTGCATGCCATGTGCCTGGACGCGGTCGAGCGCATTGTCGATAGCGAGGCGCTGATGACCCGCCTGGCCATCCCGCCGACGTTCTTCGACCTGGTGCGCCGTTCGTGGAAGGAGGGGCAGCGCCACCTGTACGGGCGCTTCGACTTCAGCTACGACGGCAACGGCCCGGCCAAGCTGATCGAGGCCAACTACGATACGCCGACCTCGCTCTACGAGGCGGCGGCGTTCCAGTTGATCTGGCTGGAAGAGCAGATCCAGCGCGGCGTGCTGGCGCCGCACGCCAGCCAGTTCAACACCCTGGCCGAGGACCTGGTGAAGGCCTTCGCGGCGTTTGAGCGCGAGGGCACGTTCTACTTTTCCGCCATCGGCGGCTCGGCGGAGGACCGCGGCACCACCGACTTCCTGCGCAAGATGGCCGAGCACGTCGGTATTGCCACCCGGCACATCGATCTCGAGGATATCGGCCTGGACGGTGCGGGACGCTTCGTCGACCTTGACGGTCAGCCGATCCCCCGGCTGTTCAAGCTGCATGCCTGGGAGCACATCTTCCACGAGGACTTCGGCCGCGCCATCGCCGGGAGCGGCACCCAGTTCATCGAGCCGGCCTGGAAGTCGCTGATCTCCAACAAGGGCATCCTGCCGCTGTTGTGGGAGTGGCACGAGGGTCATCCCAACCTGCTGCCGGCGTACCTCGACCAGGACCCGCGCAGCCCGGTGCCCAAGGGGTGGGTGCGCAAACCGTACTTCTCCCGCGAGGGGGCCAACGTCGACATCCGCACGCCCGACGACCAGCGGGTGTTCGAGGATGGGCCCTACGACGATGCGCCCTACATCCTCCAGGCGTTCGCGCCGCTGCCGAAGTTCGGTGACAGCTACACCCTGATCGGTTCGTGGGTGATTGGCGACCAGGCCTCGGGCATCGGCATTCGCGAAGACGATTCGTTGATCACCAAGGACAGCTCGCGCTTCCTGCCCCATGTGGTGCTGGACTGAGCGGTATGGCAGACGTCCACGGCAATCGCTGGTAGCATCTGGCTATCATTGCTTTGCGGTATGCCTCACACAAGGAGTGTTGGATGTTCAAGAAGCTCGCGATTGCCGGTTTTGCACTGGCCGTGGCCACTGGCGCCTCGGCCCAGGCCCAGCCGAAACTGTTCAAGGACTATGCCTACGACTCGCCCCAAAGTGCCTACACCCAGGCCCAGGGCTTCGAGGATTGCAGCGACTGGGTGGGCAAGCCGGCGCTGTGCCGGGATGGCGCGACCTTCCTGGGCGAGGACTTCAGCGAGGCGCTGGTCTTCACCAATGGCAAGCTGCGCATGGTGACGTTGTATACGCACGAAACCGATGGCCTGGTGGACAAGGTCGTCACGGCGATGGCCAAGTCCTTCGTCATGACCCTCTTCGCCAATGGCAAGACCGAAATGGACCTGATCAAGCTGGCCAGCAGTGCGAAGAACCGTGAAGAGGTGGTCAGCACCCTGACCAGTTTCCAGTCCGAGGCCGTTGCCAATGGCAACTACTCGGCGACCTTCATTGAAAGCTTCGAGCTGCCGAAGAAGAAGCCGACCGATGTCATCCAACTGATGATGGCCGCCCCGGAGAACGTGCGGATCGCCCAGTTGCAGGTGATGGGTGACGCCAATGACCAGTCCACGGTGATGGTGCGGTTCGCCTATCCGAAACTGGACAGCAAGGCTGCGGCCAAGCAGGTCAAGGCGGCCGACGAGGCGTTCTGATCTCGGCGACTGTCTTGCAGAGTGTTCGGGATTCACACCTGCCCCTGTAGGAGCGGCTTCAGCCGCGATCAGAGGCGCGAGGCTGCGTTGCCTGCATCGCGGCTAAAGCCGCTCCTACAGGGGCCGAGCAAGCCCACTTCCACATCGGTTTCCTAATGCCCGCGCCAGCCTGGCCCCGGCGTTGCAGGTATTGCGGCGCCCAATGGTCGGTTTCAGGACGCGCCGGGTCGCCCGCGCACATCCCACCCTCGCCAGACCTGCCATGCTCTCAGGATGCCCACGGACCGAGTGCGCCAAGACACACGGCCACGGACAAGGAGGGCGCCCGCCGCACATTACCGTGATGTGGCCGGTGCGCCGCAGCTGAACACCGCCGGACACGCGCCCGACACTCGGGCCGCTCCGGGCTGACGAGGTTTGCTGTATGCCTGACGAGTCGAACCACCTGCCCCTGATCCAGCGCGTCCTGGCGCGCGAAAAGCACACCCCCGGCGCATTGTTGCCGGTCCTCCACGCCATCCAGGCCGGCATCGGCCATATCCCGGATGCCGCCGTCGGCGAAATCGCCCATGCTCTCAACCTCAGCCTGGCCGAGGTGCGCGGGGTGATCAGCTTCTATCACGATTTCCGTACCACGCCACCGGCCCGCCACACCTTGCGCCTGTGCCGCGCCGAGTCATGCCAAAGCCGCGGCGCCGAGGCGCTGGCCGCGCAGTTGCGCGAGCAGTTGGGGCTGGATGACCACGGTACCAGCGAGGACGGTGCGTTGAGCCTGCGACCGGTGTATTGCCTAGGGGCCTGCGCTTGCTCGCCGGCCCTGGAACTCGATGGCCAGTTGCACGCCCGGGTCACGCCGGAACGCCTGCGGGCGCTGGTTGCCGGCTGCCGCGAGGGGGTGAAGGCATGCTGAACCTGTGCATTCCCTGCGATTCCGTGGCCCGCGCGGTCGGTGCCGACGCGGTGGCCGACGCCCTGGTGCTTGAAGCCGAACGCCGCCAGGTGCCCCTGCGCATCAAGCGCACCAGTGCCCGTGGCCTGTATTGGCTGGAACCGTTGCTGGAGCTGGAAACTGAAGCGGGTCGCCTGGGCTTCGGGCTGGTCACCGTCGAGGACGTTCCTGGCCTGCTTGACGCGCTGGCCAGCGACCCCGGCAGCCATGCGCTGGCGCTGGGGCCGGTGGAGCAGATCCCTTACCTCAAGACCCAGCAACGCTTGCTGTTCGCCCGTGCTGGCATCACTCGGCCGTTGTCGCTGGACGATTATCACGCCAATGGAGGCTTCGAGGGGCTGCGCCAGGCCACATTGATGGAAGGTGACGAAGTGGTTGCCGCCGTGCTCGATTCGGGGCTGCGCGGGCGCGGTGGTGCGGCCTTCCCGGCGGGCATCAAGTGGCGCACCGTGCGCCAGGCCCAGGCGGTGCGCAAGTATGTGGTGTGCAATGCCGACGAAGGCGATTCCGGCACCTTCGCCGACCGCATGCTGATGGAGGGCGACCCGTTCCTGCTGATCGAAGGCATGATCATCGCCGGGTTGGCGGTAGGCGCCAGCCATGGCTACATCTATGTGCGCTCGGAATACCCGGACGCCATCCGCGTGCTGAACGAAGCCATCCTGCTGGCCCGCGAAGCGGGTTACCTGGATGTCGCCGGCAACGGCGTGGCCTTTCACCTGGAGGTGCGGGTGGGGGCGGGGGCCTATATCTGCGGTGAGGAAACCGCGCTGCTCGAGTCGATCGAGGGCAAGCGCGGCATCGTCCGGGCCAAGCCACCGCTGCCGGCGCTGGAAGGGCTGTTCGGGCAGCCGACCCTGGTACACAACGTGCTCACCCTGGCCTCGGTGCCGATCATCCTGGCCAAGGGGGCTGCCTTCTACCGTGATTTCGGTATGGGGCGTTCGCTGGGGACCTTGCCATTCCAGCTGGCCGGCAATGTCCTTCGTGGTGGGTTGGTGGAGCGCGCCTTCGGCCTGACCTTGCGCGAGTTGGTGGAGGGCTACGGCGGCGGGACCGCCAGCGGCCGGCCGCTCAAGGCGGCCCAGGTTGGCGGCCCACTGGGCGCCTGGGTGCCACCCACGAATTTCGACACGCCGTTGGACTACGAGGCGTTCGCTGCCATGGGCGCGATGCTGGGCCACGGCGGAGTGGTAGTGGCCGACGACACCCTGGACATGGCCGGAATGGCCCGTTTCGCCCTGCAGTTCTGCGCCGAGGAGTCCTGCGGCAAGTGCACCCCGTGCCGGATCGGCTCCACCCGTGGCTTGGAGGTGATCGATCGCCTGATCGCCAGCACCGACCCGGCCTATCGACAGGGCCAGGCCGGGCTGTTGCGCGACCTGTGCGACACGATGCAGTACGGCTCGCTGTGCGCCATGGGCGGGATGACCCCGTACCCGGTGGTCAGTGCCCTCGACCACTTCCCCGCCGATTTTGGTTTGGCCACCGCGGAGGCTGAGCAATGATCCATTATTTCGATCCCAGCAACGACATCGACCTCGGCACACCCGCACGTACCAGCGAGACGCAGATAAGTCTGTCCATCGACGGCCGTGCCATCAGCGTGCCGGCCGGTACCTCGGTGATGCGCGCCGCCGCGCTGCTCGGTACCACCATCCCGAAACTGTGTGCCACCGACAGCCTCGAAGCTTTCGGTTCGTGCCGCATGTGCATGGTCGAGATCGACGGCATGCGCGGCTACCCGGCGTCCTGCACCACGCCGGTCACCGAAGGCATGGTGGTGCGCACGCAGACACCGCGCCTGGCTGACCTGCGGCGTAATGTGATGGAGCTGTACATTTCCGACCACCCGCTGGACTGCCTGACTTGTTCGGCCAATGGCAATTGCGAGCTGCAGACCGTCGCCGGCCAGGTTGGCCTGCGCGAGGTGCGCTATGGCTACGAGGGCGCGAACCACCTGGCCGAACAGAAGGACGTGTCCAACCCGTACTTCGACTACGAGCCCAGCAAGTGCATCGTCTGCAACCGCTGTGTTCGCGCCTGCGAGGATATTCAGGGCACCTTCGCCCTGACCATTACCGGGCGCGGCTTCGATTCACGGGTGGCGGCGGCCGGCGGCGACAACTTCCTTGACTCCGAATGCGTGTCATGCGGTGCCTGCGTGCAGGCCTGCCCGACTGCCACCTTGAGCGAGAAGAGTCTTGTGCAACTGGGCCAGCCCGAACGGGCGGTGATCACCACCTGCGCCTATTGCGGGGTGGGCTGCTCGTTCCGCGCCGAGATGAAAGGCGACCAGCTGGTGCGCATGGTTCCGGACAAGCAGGGCGGCGCCAACCACGGTCACGCCTGTGTCAAGGGCCGTTTTGCCTGGGGGTACGCGACCCATCCGGACCGCATCACCAAACCCATGATCCGCAAGCGCCTGCAAGACCCTTGGCAGGAGGTCAGCTGGGACGAGGCGGTAACCTACGCCGCCAGCGAGTTCCGGCGCATCCAGCTCAAGTACGGGCGCGATTCCATCGGCGGTATCACCTCCAGCCGCTGCACCAACGAAGAGGCGTACCTGGTCCAGAAACTGGTGCGCACGGCCTTCGGCAACAACAACGTCGACACCTGCGCGCGGGTCTGCCATTCCCCCACCGGTTATGGCTTGAAGCAGACCCTGGGCGAGTCCGCCGGCACCCAGAGTTTCGACTCGGTGATGCAGGCCGACGTGGTGCTGGTGATCGGCGCCAACCCCACCGACGCCCACCCGGTATTCGGCTCGCAGCTCAAGCGCCGCCTGCGCCAGGGCGCGCGGCTGATCGTCATCGACCCGCGGCGCATCGACCTGGTCGACTCGCCCCATGCCCGCGCCGAACTGCACCTGCAACTGCGCCCGGGCACCAACGTGGCCATGCTCAACGCCCTGGCCCATGTGATCGTCACCGAAGGCCTGCTCGACCAGCGCTTCATCGACGCCCGCTGTGAAACCGAAGACTTCGCCCGCTGGCGCGACTTCGTTGCCCACCCCGACAACGCCCCCGAAGTGCTTGGCCCGGTGTGCGGCGTGCCCGCCGAACAGATCCGCGCCGCCGCCTGGCTGTACGCCACCGGTGGCAACGCGGCGATTTACTACGGCCTGGGCGTTACCGAGCACAGCCAGGGCAGCACGGCGGTGATGGGCATCGCCAATCTGGCCATGGCTACGGGCAACATTGGCCGCGAAGGGGTAGGGGTGAACCCGCTGCGCGGGCAGAACAACGTGCAGGGCTCGTGCGACATGGGCTCGTTCCCCCACGAGCTGCCCGGCTACCGGCATATTTCCAACGAAAGCGTGCGCGCCGAGTTCGAGCAGGCCTGGGGCGTGACCTTGCAACCCGACCCGGGCCTGCGCATCCCCAACATGTTCGAGGCGGCGCTGGACGGCAGTTTCAAGGCGCTGTACTGCCAGGGCGAGGACATCGCCCAGAGCGACCCCAACACCCAGCACGTCACCGCGGCGTTGCTGGCCATGGAGTGCGTGGTGGTGCAGGACATCTTCCTCAACGAGACGGCCAAGTTCGCCCATGTGTTCCTGCCGGGCAGCTCGTTCCTGGAAAAGGACGGCACCTTCACCAACGCCGAGCGGCGCATCTCGCGGGTGCGCAAGGTGATGGAGCCGCTGGCCGACAAGGCCGACTGGGAGGCCACCGTAGCCCTGGCCGGCGCCCTGGGCTACACCATGGACTACCAGCACCCTTCGCAGATCATGGACGAGATCGCTCGTCTGACCCCGACCTTCCGCCGGGTCAGCTACGCCGAGCTCGACCGCCACGGCAGCCTGCAATGGCCGTGCAACGACGCTGCGCCCGAGGGCACGCCGACCATGCACATCGACCAGTTCGTGCGCGGCAAGGGGCGCTTCATGCTCACCGGCTACGTGCCCACCGACGAGAAGGTCAACACCCGCTACCCGCTGCTGCTGACCACCGGGCGCATCCTCAGCCAGTACAACGTCGGCGCGCAGACGCGGCGCACCGGCAATGTCGCCTGGCATAACGAGGATCGCCTGGAAATCCACCCCACCGACGCCGAAAGCCGTGGCATCGGCGATGGCGACTGGGTGGGTATCGGCAGCCGCTCCGGGCAGAGCGTGCTGCGCGCCAAGGTCAGTGCTCGAGTGGCGCCGGGGGTGGTGTACACCACCTTCCACTTCCCCGAATCTGGTGCCAACGTGATCACCACCGACAACTCCGACTGGGCCACCAATTGTCCTGAATACAAGGTCACTGCGGTGGAGGTGGTGAAAGTGTTCCAGCCCTCGGAATGGCAGAGGCGCTACCAGAGCTTCAGTGACGAGCAGCGGCGCTTGCTCAAGGAGCGGCGCCACGCCGAGGCGAAGGAGGAGGTGCGCCGATGAGCAGCGACAACCTGGTGAAGATGGCCAACCAGATTGCCCATTACTTCGACAGCGAGCCGGATCATGCCAAAGCGGTGGAGGGCGTGCGCCAGCACCTGCAGAACTTCTGGACGCCGGCGATGCGCCGGCAGCTGGGCGAGCGACTGCAGGCCGAGGGCGGCGAGGGGCTGGATGCGTTGGTGCGCGAGGCGCTTCAACCGATGGTTTGATTGCCTCGCTGATTCACGCCTGACCCTGTAGGAGCGGCCTTGTGCCGCGAAAGGGCCGCAAAGCGGCCCCGGCGATCTTTCTTCGACAGTGAAATCCTGGGGCCGCTACGCAGCCCTTTCGCGGCACAAGGCCGCTCCTACAGAGGGCGCGTAACGCTTAAGGGTTGGCGCTAGAATTCCGGCTCAATCGCATCGCTGGAAATAGACTTGCTCTGGATCCCCTTCGTCGAGGTGCTCGACCACCCCGCTTTCGACAAACCCCTGGCGCTCCAGCAGACGGCGCATCGGCGTATTGGAGCGATTGGTCGAAGTGAACAGCTTCTGCCCCCTGCACTCGGCTTGCATGTGAGCCACCAGCGCTGCCCCGAGCCCGCTGCGTCGATGGCTTTCGCCAACCATCAACATCTCGATGAACGCACAGCCGAAAAAGTGCCGGTGCATCACCGCGTATGCGGCAACCGTGCCACCAACCTCGGCTATCAGGCAACGGTACTGCCCGAGCCAGGCTGTGATCTGTCCAGCGCGTCGCGGGTCTTGTCGGGTAACGCTGTCGATGGCGATCAGGGCCGGGAGGTCCTTGGGTTCGGCAAGGCGAATGTGCATGGCTCGGCTCATCTGCAGAATATTGGCGATGTTGCTGGCACTACGCCCGTAGGAGCCGGCTTGCCGGCGAAGAGGCCGGAGCAGGCAAAAATGAAATGTCCGTCATGAATGCAAGGGTGATTCTGTGCCAATGCTACGCTCGCGGAAACACCTCGACGGACATCCACCATGGACATGAACTGGCACCAGGCCCTGCAGGAAAGCCTGAGCTGGCTGGCAATCGCCTCTTTGATCACCCTCGTCGGCTTCACCGCCGCTGCCGCACTGGCTATACGCTGCACCCGTTGGGGCAGCCAGTTCTGGCAGCTCGCCGGGCCCTACTTCAGTTTCAGGCGCAGTTGGCGGCCGTTGCTGGCCTTCGCCTTGCTACTGGTGCTGACGTTGTTCTCGGTACGCCTGAACGTGCTGTTCTCGTTCTGGTACAACGGTTTCTACAGCGCCCTGCAGGGCCTCGACCAGACCGCGTTCTGGTACCTGCTCGGGGTGTTCGCGGTGCTGGCCACCATCCATGTGCTGCGCTCGCTGTTCACCTTCTACGTGACCCAGGCGTTCAACATCCACTGGCGGGTCTGGCTGACCGAGCGCCTGAGCGCCGACTGGATGCGCGGCGACGCATACTACCGTGGGCAGTTCCTCGCGGAGCCGGTGGACAACCCCGACCAACGTATCGAGCTGGACATCAACGCCTTCGTCTCCGGCTCCGTGTCCCTGGCGCTGGGGGCGGTGAGCGCGTTGGTCTCGCTGGTGGCCTTTACCGGCATTCTCTGGGGCCTGTCAGCGCCGTTGACGGTGGCCGGCATCGAAGTGCCGCGGGCGATGGTGTTCGCCGTGTACGTGTATGTGCTGATCGCCACCTGGATTGCCTTCCGCCTCGGCAAGCCGCTGATCCGCCTGAACTTCCTCAACGAGAAACTCACCGCCAACTTCCGTTACGCGCTGATGCGCCTGCGCGAGAACGCCGAGAACATCGCCTTCTATCAAGGTGGGCAGGTGGAGCGGGGCACCTTGCTGACGCGTTTCTTCGCCCTGATCGGCAATGCCTGGGCGCTGGTGTTCCGGAACCTGAAGTTCAGCGGCTTCAACCTGGGCATCAGCCAGGTCGCGGTGGTGTTCCCGTTCATTCTCCAGGCGCCACGTTTCTTCAGCGGCGCGATCAAGCTTGGTGACGTGATGCAGACCTCCCAGGCCTTTGGTCAGGTGCAGGATTCGCTGTCGTTCTTCCGTGAGTCCTACGACACCTTCGCGCAGTACCGCGCCACCCTCGACCGTTTGACCGGCTTCCTCGATGCCAACCAGCAGGCCAGCGCCTTGCCCCGGGTGTTCAGCGAAGACCAGCCGCATGCCCTGGATATCAGTGGGCTGCAGGTGATGCGCCCCGATGGCCATGCCCTGATCGCCGACCTCGACCTGAGCCTGCAGGCCGGCCAGGCCTTGCTGATCAAAGGCCCGTCGGGCAGTGGCAAGACCACATTGTTGCGTGCCTTGGCGGGGCTGTGGCCCTATGCCGAGGGTGAGGTAAGGCGGCCCATGGGCAAGCAGGCGCTGTTCCTGTCCCAGCGCCCGTATTTGCCGCTGGGCGACCTGCGCACCGCCATCGCCTACCCGGCCGATGCCACGCCCGCAGACGATGCGCGCATGCAGCAGGCCCTACGCCAGGTCAACCTGGCGCACCTGGCCGAGCGCCTGGACACCCCCAACGACTGGGCGCACATTCTCTCGGTGGGCGAGCAGCAGCGCCTGGCGTTTGCCCGGGTGCTGTTCAACCAGCCGCAGGTGGTGTTCCTCGACGAGTCCACTTCGGCGATGGATGAGGGGCTGGAGCACGCGCTGTATTCACTGTTGCGCACGGAGATGCCGAATACCTTGCTGGTGAGTGTCGGGCACCGCAGCACCTTGGCGGGGTTCCACACCCACCGCCTGGACGTGGATGGCCTGGGTGGTTGGGCGCTGCGTGAACAGCAGCCGATGGCTGAGTTGCCTGCGCTGTAGCGTAGAGGGCGGTGCGATTTCGAGGTGTTCGACGGGAGAAATATAGCGCCGATGAGACCGAGCGCCGCCCGCGCGGCGCATCGCGGATGAATCCGCTCCTACATTCGTTGCAACGTACCGCACCTGTCAGGCCATGGTTGCCTGCCTTGGCGCCAGCCGAAAAATCGCGTCGTACAAACAAGGCGGACAACCATGGCCTATCAGGCATAGGCACGTTGCAACAAATGTAGGAGCGGATTCATCCGCGATGCGCCGCGCGGGCGGCGCTTGATCTCATAGGCGCTGCAAGGCGGACGGCGAGCACCTAGTCGCCAACAC
This genomic stretch from Pseudomonas entomophila L48 harbors:
- a CDS encoding formate dehydrogenase subunit delta; this translates as MSSDNLVKMANQIAHYFDSEPDHAKAVEGVRQHLQNFWTPAMRRQLGERLQAEGGEGLDALVREALQPMV
- a CDS encoding NADH-ubiquinone oxidoreductase-F iron-sulfur binding region domain-containing protein, with the translated sequence MLNLCIPCDSVARAVGADAVADALVLEAERRQVPLRIKRTSARGLYWLEPLLELETEAGRLGFGLVTVEDVPGLLDALASDPGSHALALGPVEQIPYLKTQQRLLFARAGITRPLSLDDYHANGGFEGLRQATLMEGDEVVAAVLDSGLRGRGGAAFPAGIKWRTVRQAQAVRKYVVCNADEGDSGTFADRMLMEGDPFLLIEGMIIAGLAVGASHGYIYVRSEYPDAIRVLNEAILLAREAGYLDVAGNGVAFHLEVRVGAGAYICGEETALLESIEGKRGIVRAKPPLPALEGLFGQPTLVHNVLTLASVPIILAKGAAFYRDFGMGRSLGTLPFQLAGNVLRGGLVERAFGLTLRELVEGYGGGTASGRPLKAAQVGGPLGAWVPPTNFDTPLDYEAFAAMGAMLGHGGVVVADDTLDMAGMARFALQFCAEESCGKCTPCRIGSTRGLEVIDRLIASTDPAYRQGQAGLLRDLCDTMQYGSLCAMGGMTPYPVVSALDHFPADFGLATAEAEQ
- the fdhF gene encoding formate dehydrogenase subunit alpha, coding for MIHYFDPSNDIDLGTPARTSETQISLSIDGRAISVPAGTSVMRAAALLGTTIPKLCATDSLEAFGSCRMCMVEIDGMRGYPASCTTPVTEGMVVRTQTPRLADLRRNVMELYISDHPLDCLTCSANGNCELQTVAGQVGLREVRYGYEGANHLAEQKDVSNPYFDYEPSKCIVCNRCVRACEDIQGTFALTITGRGFDSRVAAAGGDNFLDSECVSCGACVQACPTATLSEKSLVQLGQPERAVITTCAYCGVGCSFRAEMKGDQLVRMVPDKQGGANHGHACVKGRFAWGYATHPDRITKPMIRKRLQDPWQEVSWDEAVTYAASEFRRIQLKYGRDSIGGITSSRCTNEEAYLVQKLVRTAFGNNNVDTCARVCHSPTGYGLKQTLGESAGTQSFDSVMQADVVLVIGANPTDAHPVFGSQLKRRLRQGARLIVIDPRRIDLVDSPHARAELHLQLRPGTNVAMLNALAHVIVTEGLLDQRFIDARCETEDFARWRDFVAHPDNAPEVLGPVCGVPAEQIRAAAWLYATGGNAAIYYGLGVTEHSQGSTAVMGIANLAMATGNIGREGVGVNPLRGQNNVQGSCDMGSFPHELPGYRHISNESVRAEFEQAWGVTLQPDPGLRIPNMFEAALDGSFKALYCQGEDIAQSDPNTQHVTAALLAMECVVVQDIFLNETAKFAHVFLPGSSFLEKDGTFTNAERRISRVRKVMEPLADKADWEATVALAGALGYTMDYQHPSQIMDEIARLTPTFRRVSYAELDRHGSLQWPCNDAAPEGTPTMHIDQFVRGKGRFMLTGYVPTDEKVNTRYPLLLTTGRILSQYNVGAQTRRTGNVAWHNEDRLEIHPTDAESRGIGDGDWVGIGSRSGQSVLRAKVSARVAPGVVYTTFHFPESGANVITTDNSDWATNCPEYKVTAVEVVKVFQPSEWQRRYQSFSDEQRRLLKERRHAEAKEEVRR
- a CDS encoding ABC transporter ATP-binding protein/permease gives rise to the protein MDMNWHQALQESLSWLAIASLITLVGFTAAAALAIRCTRWGSQFWQLAGPYFSFRRSWRPLLAFALLLVLTLFSVRLNVLFSFWYNGFYSALQGLDQTAFWYLLGVFAVLATIHVLRSLFTFYVTQAFNIHWRVWLTERLSADWMRGDAYYRGQFLAEPVDNPDQRIELDINAFVSGSVSLALGAVSALVSLVAFTGILWGLSAPLTVAGIEVPRAMVFAVYVYVLIATWIAFRLGKPLIRLNFLNEKLTANFRYALMRLRENAENIAFYQGGQVERGTLLTRFFALIGNAWALVFRNLKFSGFNLGISQVAVVFPFILQAPRFFSGAIKLGDVMQTSQAFGQVQDSLSFFRESYDTFAQYRATLDRLTGFLDANQQASALPRVFSEDQPHALDISGLQVMRPDGHALIADLDLSLQAGQALLIKGPSGSGKTTLLRALAGLWPYAEGEVRRPMGKQALFLSQRPYLPLGDLRTAIAYPADATPADDARMQQALRQVNLAHLAERLDTPNDWAHILSVGEQQRLAFARVLFNQPQVVFLDESTSAMDEGLEHALYSLLRTEMPNTLLVSVGHRSTLAGFHTHRLDVDGLGGWALREQQPMAELPAL
- a CDS encoding glutathionylspermidine synthase family protein, translating into MRRISIEERPDWRATAEREGFVFHTIDGERYWDERGYYQFSEAQVSRDLEAPTQELHAMCLDAVERIVDSEALMTRLAIPPTFFDLVRRSWKEGQRHLYGRFDFSYDGNGPAKLIEANYDTPTSLYEAAAFQLIWLEEQIQRGVLAPHASQFNTLAEDLVKAFAAFEREGTFYFSAIGGSAEDRGTTDFLRKMAEHVGIATRHIDLEDIGLDGAGRFVDLDGQPIPRLFKLHAWEHIFHEDFGRAIAGSGTQFIEPAWKSLISNKGILPLLWEWHEGHPNLLPAYLDQDPRSPVPKGWVRKPYFSREGANVDIRTPDDQRVFEDGPYDDAPYILQAFAPLPKFGDSYTLIGSWVIGDQASGIGIREDDSLITKDSSRFLPHVVLD
- a CDS encoding GNAT family N-acetyltransferase produces the protein MHIRLAEPKDLPALIAIDSVTRQDPRRAGQITAWLGQYRCLIAEVGGTVAAYAVMHRHFFGCAFIEMLMVGESHRRSGLGAALVAHMQAECRGQKLFTSTNRSNTPMRRLLERQGFVESGVVEHLDEGDPEQVYFQRCD
- a CDS encoding formate dehydrogenase subunit gamma, producing the protein MPDESNHLPLIQRVLAREKHTPGALLPVLHAIQAGIGHIPDAAVGEIAHALNLSLAEVRGVISFYHDFRTTPPARHTLRLCRAESCQSRGAEALAAQLREQLGLDDHGTSEDGALSLRPVYCLGACACSPALELDGQLHARVTPERLRALVAGCREGVKAC